A genomic window from Cloacibacillus evryensis DSM 19522 includes:
- the rlmD gene encoding 23S rRNA (uracil(1939)-C(5))-methyltransferase RlmD — MIQGDKIRVTVADLNNEGEGVVRAGEERFVIFVPDALPGEEVEARIVSKKKNYGTAKVIRRISESPLRTPPNCGAFGRCGGCQLQHISYDAQLELKRRTVFDALTRIGEITNPNVLECVPSPQRWGCRNKASLPVQSLRGENLRAGFYRPRSHDIIPYSNCPVLLPKINQNLRELLAALREEGFCGAKEGGRPQPHELIRHIVVRQAQFGEDSLCAVVGRRPLAKKEENKLRSIAEKIAGFSGMVYNINEASGNFIWGSRTVSLFGEERMSEQLGRYKFTFEASSFFQVNSAQARNLYEYASELALAGGADRILELYSGVGSLTVFLAAGGAEVTAVESWQPAAKYIAVNAGRNGIKKIIPHTAQAEDIAGSLSGNRYGVVVVDPPRSGCDEKVLAAILKIAPERIVYVSCNPATLARDTKRLAEGGYALSLARPFDMFPQTGHVESVVLMSRVQK, encoded by the coding sequence ATGATACAGGGTGATAAAATACGCGTGACAGTTGCAGATCTTAATAATGAGGGCGAAGGCGTGGTCCGCGCCGGAGAGGAAAGGTTCGTGATATTTGTCCCGGACGCTCTTCCCGGTGAAGAGGTGGAGGCGCGCATCGTCTCAAAAAAGAAAAATTACGGGACGGCCAAGGTCATACGGCGGATATCCGAATCGCCCCTGCGCACGCCGCCGAATTGCGGCGCTTTTGGGCGCTGCGGCGGCTGTCAGCTTCAGCATATATCGTACGACGCACAGCTTGAGCTGAAAAGAAGGACGGTATTTGACGCCCTTACAAGGATAGGCGAAATAACGAATCCGAACGTGCTTGAATGCGTCCCGTCGCCACAGCGGTGGGGCTGCCGTAATAAAGCCTCGCTGCCGGTGCAGAGCCTTCGCGGAGAAAACCTGCGCGCCGGTTTTTACAGGCCGAGGAGCCACGATATAATACCTTATTCAAATTGTCCAGTGCTGCTGCCAAAAATAAACCAAAACCTGCGGGAGCTTCTCGCGGCGCTGCGCGAAGAGGGTTTCTGCGGGGCCAAAGAGGGGGGGCGGCCGCAGCCGCACGAGCTGATACGCCATATCGTGGTTCGACAGGCGCAGTTTGGCGAAGATTCTCTGTGCGCGGTGGTCGGCAGAAGGCCGCTTGCTAAAAAAGAAGAAAACAAACTTCGCTCCATCGCTGAAAAAATAGCGGGGTTTTCCGGGATGGTCTACAACATAAACGAGGCGTCCGGAAACTTCATTTGGGGAAGCAGGACCGTATCTTTATTTGGCGAAGAGCGGATGAGCGAACAACTTGGGAGATACAAATTCACCTTTGAAGCGAGCTCCTTTTTTCAGGTAAATTCAGCGCAGGCCCGCAACCTCTACGAATATGCGTCGGAGCTGGCGCTTGCCGGCGGGGCGGACAGGATACTCGAGCTCTATTCCGGCGTCGGCAGCCTCACCGTCTTTCTCGCCGCGGGCGGAGCCGAGGTGACGGCCGTCGAGAGCTGGCAGCCGGCGGCGAAATATATTGCCGTGAACGCCGGGCGCAATGGAATAAAAAAGATAATCCCGCACACCGCGCAGGCCGAGGACATCGCCGGCAGCCTCAGCGGCAACAGGTACGGCGTCGTCGTAGTGGACCCGCCGCGCTCCGGCTGTGATGAAAAGGTGCTCGCCGCCATATTGAAAATAGCCCCGGAACGGATAGTCTACGTTTCCTGCAACCCGGCGACCCTGGCGAGAGATACAAAGCGCCTAGCCGAAGGCGGCTACGCACTGTCGCTGGCGCGCCCCTTTGACATGTTCCCACAGACGGGGCACGTTGAGAGTGTCGTGTTGATGTCAAGGGTTCAGAAGTAA
- a CDS encoding signal peptidase II has translation MKKYPVSRTAVFLTAAVFSFLVDHLTKIAAQRLAWKTSFNEGVSFGLFNSVDPAALSAANIVILFVLLILCIRSSGRRGPAFYLGCGMMFGGTAGNLADRLAHGRVIDWLPLPFSEFFFRSGLWVNAADIFLTAGSATVILALWMAAGADKGSEAD, from the coding sequence TTGAAGAAATATCCTGTTTCAAGGACGGCAGTTTTTTTGACCGCCGCCGTTTTCTCTTTTCTTGTCGATCACCTGACAAAAATCGCTGCGCAGAGGCTGGCTTGGAAGACCAGCTTCAACGAGGGCGTCTCGTTCGGGCTCTTCAATTCAGTCGATCCTGCCGCCCTATCGGCAGCCAATATCGTGATTCTCTTTGTATTGCTCATTCTCTGTATAAGATCCTCCGGCAGAAGAGGCCCTGCGTTCTATCTCGGATGCGGAATGATGTTTGGCGGGACCGCCGGCAACCTTGCCGACAGACTGGCCCACGGCCGCGTGATAGATTGGCTGCCACTTCCCTTTTCGGAGTTCTTTTTCAGGTCAGGCTTGTGGGTGAACGCGGCGGATATTTTTCTTACCGCCGGCTCGGCGACGGTCATTCTTGCGCTGTGGATGGCCGCCGGTGCGGATAAAGGGTCTGAGGCCGACTGA
- a CDS encoding C39 family peptidase gives MKKLRFYILLTALIITCPTAGAAERVVPFPHELDTQSSGASSYNAAGDVKDSPYFPVMDYYALKSNSKGLTILSAFPTYQQTTEVTCGPAAALTVLYYFGNKKYDEHMLSILMGTLHEAKNGGEMGTSTSGMVKFFKSIGWKVASSLDRPKNRAHDFETPEQFRNFILKNLREGVPVMVENMYWGGHWRVIIGYDTMNTEKTTDDVIIFMDSYDVLDHRQDGYTVQAAEGLFYTWKDMEYLPKGERVQQWLTARP, from the coding sequence ATGAAAAAATTACGATTTTACATACTGTTAACTGCCCTGATCATCACTTGTCCGACCGCGGGAGCCGCCGAACGTGTCGTACCGTTCCCTCATGAACTCGACACGCAGTCGTCGGGGGCCTCTTCATATAACGCGGCGGGTGACGTGAAGGATTCACCCTATTTCCCGGTCATGGATTATTATGCGCTGAAAAGCAATTCAAAAGGCCTTACGATCTTGAGCGCTTTCCCCACCTACCAGCAGACGACGGAGGTCACCTGCGGCCCTGCCGCCGCTCTTACGGTGCTCTACTATTTCGGCAATAAAAAGTATGACGAACATATGCTATCTATCTTGATGGGAACGCTGCATGAGGCAAAGAATGGCGGAGAGATGGGAACTTCGACCTCCGGCATGGTGAAGTTCTTTAAATCCATCGGCTGGAAGGTAGCCTCAAGCCTGGACCGCCCTAAGAACAGGGCTCATGACTTTGAGACCCCCGAACAATTCAGAAACTTCATCCTTAAAAACTTGCGCGAGGGCGTGCCCGTGATGGTAGAGAACATGTACTGGGGCGGCCATTGGCGCGTCATCATCGGATACGACACGATGAACACCGAAAAGACGACCGACGACGTGATTATCTTCATGGACAGCTATGACGTGCTGGACCACAGACAGGACGGCTATACGGTACAGGCCGCCGAAGGCCTCTTCTACACATGGAAGGATATGGAATACCTGCCGAAAGGCGAACGCGTGCAGCAGTGGCTCACGGCCCGTCCGTAA
- a CDS encoding 2-oxoacid:acceptor oxidoreductase family protein has protein sequence MGDRFEIRVAGSGGQGVILAAVILGEAAALRTEGLNSVQSQAYGPEARGGASKSEVVYDRDEIDYPKAAHPNLQVILTQKACDTYSHDTAKGATVILDDFFVTDPPKLDADIYMLPIVRTAREKLGRELVVNMVALGTAAKVLEDKGLTKPEAIKDAILARVPKGTEELNEKAFEEGYKMMSEAVAAKK, from the coding sequence ATGGGCGATCGTTTTGAAATTCGCGTTGCTGGATCCGGCGGACAGGGAGTAATCCTCGCCGCAGTGATCCTTGGTGAGGCCGCCGCTCTCCGTACGGAGGGCCTCAATTCGGTTCAGAGCCAGGCTTATGGCCCGGAAGCCCGCGGCGGCGCTTCGAAATCTGAAGTGGTCTACGACCGCGACGAAATAGATTATCCGAAGGCTGCCCATCCCAACCTTCAGGTCATCCTTACTCAGAAAGCCTGCGACACTTACAGCCACGATACGGCTAAGGGCGCGACCGTCATTCTCGATGATTTCTTTGTGACGGACCCCCCGAAACTTGACGCCGACATCTACATGCTCCCCATCGTAAGAACGGCCCGCGAGAAACTTGGACGCGAGCTCGTCGTCAACATGGTGGCGCTTGGGACGGCTGCGAAGGTGCTTGAGGACAAGGGGCTGACGAAGCCCGAGGCGATCAAAGACGCCATCCTTGCCCGCGTTCCCAAGGGAACCGAAGAGCTTAACGAAAAGGCCTTCGAAGAGGGTTACAAGATGATGTCCGAGGCAGTGGCGGCGAAGAAATAG
- a CDS encoding thiamine pyrophosphate-dependent enzyme, giving the protein MPREDVKKLLRSKFMPHIWCPGCGHGIIMHSILRAIADLDIPREQVCISSGIGCSSRMPGYIDACTLHTAHGRSLAFATGVKMANPDLTIVNVMGDGDGTAIGGNHFIHACRRNIGITAVLMNNNIYGMTGGQASPTTPEGAFAATAPYGSIDPTFDICKLAAGAGATFVARATVANPVMCEQILKKAIEHQKKGFALVEIISFCHTQFGRKNKRSRPTDNIKFLKEHTVLKAQADKMTPEELEGKIVVGEFVNIENAREYTDRYNDVIARAQGKA; this is encoded by the coding sequence ATGCCACGCGAAGATGTAAAGAAACTCCTGCGCTCAAAGTTCATGCCCCATATCTGGTGCCCCGGCTGCGGACACGGTATCATCATGCATTCCATCCTCCGCGCCATTGCCGACCTTGACATCCCCAGGGAGCAGGTCTGCATCTCATCAGGTATCGGCTGCTCAAGCCGTATGCCCGGATATATCGACGCCTGCACGCTCCACACGGCGCACGGACGTTCGCTCGCGTTCGCGACGGGCGTTAAAATGGCCAATCCAGATCTCACGATCGTCAACGTTATGGGAGACGGAGACGGCACCGCGATCGGCGGAAACCACTTCATCCACGCCTGCCGCCGTAACATCGGTATCACAGCCGTTCTGATGAACAACAACATCTACGGTATGACGGGCGGACAGGCTTCGCCGACGACGCCGGAAGGCGCCTTCGCCGCGACGGCCCCCTACGGATCGATAGACCCGACGTTCGACATCTGCAAGCTCGCCGCCGGCGCGGGCGCGACCTTTGTGGCGCGCGCCACGGTAGCGAACCCCGTGATGTGCGAACAGATACTCAAGAAGGCGATCGAACATCAGAAGAAGGGCTTTGCGCTCGTCGAGATCATCTCCTTCTGCCATACGCAGTTTGGCCGCAAGAACAAGCGCAGCCGTCCGACAGACAACATCAAGTTCCTTAAGGAGCATACGGTCCTTAAGGCTCAGGCTGACAAGATGACCCCCGAGGAGCTCGAGGGCAAGATCGTTGTCGGCGAATTTGTCAACATAGAAAACGCCCGCGAATACACCGACCGCTACAACGACGTTATCGCGCGCGCGCAGGGAAAGGCATAG
- a CDS encoding 2-oxoacid:acceptor oxidoreductase subunit alpha, producing the protein MAQNEFWQGNKAIAMGAIAAGCRFFGGYPITPSTEVMEVMSEELPKLGGKFVQMEDEIGGIAATLGASIAGKKAMTASSGPGISLKQELLGYGYIAEIPMVLADIQRGGPSTGLPTKVSQADVMQAKWGTHGDHATIAYAPCSIPECYSLTVKAFNMAERFRQPVLVMADEVIGHMREKITIPEPGTYEVIDRKKPTVAPDDFVPYRPDADDVPPMPAFGDGYRWHVTGLTTNEWGFPTNDAPDIDLKANRIIRKVDRCRDEIVEYREDFMEDAEIVVISYGSVSRSSLRAIRELREQGVKVGHFRPITLWPFPDKEIAAFSKKVKHIIVPELNAGQMVLEVERAVKGNCEVHAKNLINGELYKPAEIMSFIKEVA; encoded by the coding sequence ATGGCCCAGAACGAATTTTGGCAGGGTAATAAGGCCATAGCAATGGGCGCTATCGCCGCGGGATGCAGATTCTTCGGCGGATATCCTATCACCCCGTCAACAGAGGTAATGGAAGTTATGTCCGAAGAGCTTCCGAAGCTGGGCGGAAAGTTCGTTCAGATGGAGGACGAGATCGGCGGTATCGCTGCCACCCTCGGCGCCTCGATAGCGGGCAAGAAGGCAATGACAGCGAGCTCAGGCCCCGGAATCTCCCTTAAACAGGAGCTCCTCGGCTATGGATATATCGCGGAGATTCCCATGGTCCTCGCCGACATCCAGCGCGGCGGCCCCTCTACCGGTCTTCCCACAAAGGTTTCCCAGGCCGACGTCATGCAGGCCAAATGGGGAACGCACGGCGACCACGCCACTATCGCGTATGCTCCCTGCTCGATCCCCGAGTGCTACTCGCTCACGGTCAAGGCTTTCAACATGGCAGAGCGCTTCCGCCAGCCCGTCCTTGTCATGGCTGACGAGGTCATCGGACACATGCGTGAGAAGATCACCATCCCCGAACCCGGCACCTATGAAGTGATCGACCGCAAAAAGCCTACGGTCGCTCCCGATGATTTCGTGCCCTACCGTCCCGATGCCGACGACGTCCCTCCGATGCCCGCATTCGGTGATGGCTACCGTTGGCACGTTACGGGGCTTACCACGAACGAGTGGGGCTTCCCGACAAATGACGCTCCCGATATCGACCTCAAGGCTAACCGCATCATCCGTAAGGTTGACCGTTGCCGCGACGAGATCGTCGAATACAGAGAAGACTTTATGGAAGACGCCGAGATCGTCGTAATCTCTTACGGTTCGGTCTCCCGCTCGTCGCTGCGCGCGATCCGCGAGCTTCGCGAGCAGGGCGTAAAGGTCGGACATTTCCGCCCGATCACACTGTGGCCCTTCCCGGATAAAGAAATAGCCGCCTTCTCAAAGAAGGTAAAGCACATCATCGTACCGGAGCTCAACGCCGGACAGATGGTGCTCGAAGTAGAAAGAGCCGTTAAGGGCAACTGCGAAGTACACGCGAAGAACCTTATCAACGGCGAACTCTACAAGCCGGCTGAGATTATGTCCTTCATCAAGGAGGTGGCGTAA
- a CDS encoding 4Fe-4S dicluster domain-containing protein, with protein sequence MAKKFNIEIVEKWCKGCGLCIAICPKKVLELNDQVKCVAVRPEDCIGCRQCENICPDLAITVKECE encoded by the coding sequence TTGGCGAAGAAGTTCAACATCGAAATAGTTGAGAAATGGTGTAAAGGATGTGGCCTCTGTATCGCTATATGCCCCAAGAAGGTTCTGGAACTTAACGATCAGGTTAAGTGCGTCGCAGTTCGTCCGGAGGACTGCATTGGCTGCCGTCAGTGCGAGAATATCTGCCCTGACCTGGCAATCACTGTTAAGGAGTGTGAATAA
- the tsaB gene encoding tRNA (adenosine(37)-N6)-threonylcarbamoyltransferase complex dimerization subunit type 1 TsaB — MKILGINCAGRWTNVGLAIDGKAAGGSSQELGRRQSEELPVIAAALLEEAGITFAEIDRIAVGTGPGYYTGIRAGIAYGAALAEALRVPVVPLSSLEIFIWDLKERHDCLAPVFKAKRGHCYAAVYDSLYGRALVSPRFVSEDALIEILRGYPGAAIVSPDIGQYAGLRECGHAVIERESADGAACALMGEFYSDNAVSPRDVRGQYLREPDIGPCD, encoded by the coding sequence ATGAAGATACTGGGGATAAACTGTGCCGGACGATGGACAAACGTCGGCCTCGCGATAGACGGGAAAGCGGCCGGCGGGAGCAGCCAGGAACTTGGGCGCAGGCAGTCGGAAGAATTGCCTGTCATCGCGGCGGCACTTTTGGAAGAGGCGGGGATCACGTTTGCCGAGATAGATCGTATCGCGGTCGGCACAGGTCCCGGCTATTATACGGGGATCCGTGCCGGTATCGCCTATGGAGCGGCACTCGCCGAGGCGCTGCGCGTACCGGTGGTGCCGTTGTCGTCGCTGGAAATATTTATTTGGGATCTTAAGGAGAGACACGATTGCCTCGCGCCTGTTTTCAAAGCAAAGCGCGGTCACTGCTATGCCGCGGTATACGATTCGCTGTATGGACGCGCCCTTGTATCTCCCCGGTTTGTTTCCGAGGACGCGCTGATAGAAATATTGAGAGGATATCCGGGAGCGGCGATCGTATCTCCCGACATCGGCCAGTACGCCGGACTGCGGGAATGCGGCCATGCCGTGATAGAGCGGGAGAGCGCCGACGGAGCGGCATGTGCCCTCATGGGCGAATTTTATTCGGACAACGCGGTCTCGCCGCGCGACGTCCGCGGACAATATCTGCGTGAGCCTGACATCGGGCCGTGCGATTGA
- the tsaE gene encoding tRNA (adenosine(37)-N6)-threonylcarbamoyltransferase complex ATPase subunit type 1 TsaE, protein MKFQRYSDKCFAVISDGPEETYLAGTALGRVVYPGLLILLKGTLGMGKTKLAQGIGHTLGYERVKSPTFIIMSEYEGTVPFLHVDLYRLEEEVEIDSLGIEEYLEDGYAAVVEWADRWPEAPENGRIDIEFETAPGGSESRMLTFTRHGGGPREAFERLAEEIKSMGMTK, encoded by the coding sequence ATGAAATTCCAGCGATACTCAGATAAGTGCTTCGCCGTTATTAGCGACGGCCCGGAAGAGACTTACCTTGCAGGGACGGCGCTGGGGAGGGTCGTATATCCCGGGCTTCTCATCCTGCTCAAGGGAACGCTGGGAATGGGAAAGACAAAGCTTGCCCAGGGTATCGGCCATACGTTGGGATACGAACGCGTAAAGAGTCCGACGTTCATTATAATGAGCGAATACGAGGGCACGGTCCCTTTTCTTCACGTCGACCTTTACCGGCTGGAAGAGGAGGTGGAGATAGATTCGCTTGGGATAGAAGAATACCTCGAAGATGGCTATGCGGCGGTCGTTGAGTGGGCGGACCGGTGGCCGGAGGCCCCGGAAAACGGTAGGATAGATATTGAATTTGAGACGGCCCCCGGGGGCAGTGAATCCAGAATGTTAACCTTTACCCGCCATGGCGGCGGACCGCGCGAGGCCTTTGAGCGGCTTGCCGAGGAGATAAAATCGATGGGGATGACGAAATGA
- a CDS encoding NAD(P)H-hydrate dehydratase encodes MKNFYLPADIREADIIAADKYGVPSVVLMENAAKNAAREAVRLSGDPKGSFVVLAGRGNNGGDGFAAARHLIIGGAEVTVLKSDADEAYRNDAAVNLAILRRLNGGRLRIFDTPKLIDSEISALLDGAGCIVEGLLGTGTAGAPRKEPARLIRLLEGRKKILSLDIPSGIDPENGAVYDPCVKAAETVTFLAPKRGMAFLPALEACGRIITADIGIPSNAILPQKPVLSLWGLDDLHDLLPEVSRSIHKTDRGNLLIYSGSGSYRGAPLLTARGALRAGAGLVFMAVPDFIAPHLSAEMPEVIVLPLATRNGEVESAPAVSVLAECLPKCAALVAGPGCGRSDGVGELFSWLWQNCRLPMLLDADMLWFFAQSGAGLPSREDVLLTPHSAEAGRILGLSPAEVDAGRADCVKALAVKTGQALLKGRNTLIASGGPLRMIGTGSPALAVPGSGDVLSGIIGAFIAAGLSIADAATAGALAHGAAGEVLEARFGLRGAFAREIADEIPAILR; translated from the coding sequence GTGAAAAATTTTTATTTGCCTGCGGATATACGTGAAGCGGACATTATCGCCGCCGATAAATATGGCGTGCCGTCCGTGGTGCTGATGGAGAATGCCGCAAAAAACGCCGCCCGTGAGGCCGTCAGGCTGTCAGGTGATCCAAAGGGCAGTTTTGTGGTGTTGGCGGGGCGCGGAAACAACGGCGGCGACGGCTTTGCCGCGGCGCGCCACCTCATCATCGGCGGAGCGGAGGTAACGGTGCTGAAAAGCGACGCCGACGAAGCCTACAGAAACGACGCCGCCGTAAATCTTGCGATACTGAGACGGCTGAATGGTGGCCGCCTGCGGATTTTTGATACGCCGAAGCTGATCGATTCCGAGATATCGGCGCTGCTTGACGGCGCCGGCTGTATCGTAGAGGGATTGCTCGGGACCGGGACGGCGGGAGCTCCGCGTAAGGAGCCCGCGCGTCTCATAAGGCTTTTGGAGGGGCGTAAAAAGATTTTGTCCCTGGATATCCCCTCCGGCATCGATCCGGAAAACGGAGCTGTCTACGATCCCTGTGTGAAGGCCGCAGAGACGGTTACCTTCCTGGCACCCAAGCGCGGAATGGCCTTCCTGCCGGCGTTGGAGGCCTGCGGCAGGATAATAACGGCGGATATCGGCATACCGTCTAATGCCATACTGCCCCAAAAGCCTGTTCTGAGTCTCTGGGGGCTGGATGATTTGCACGACCTGCTGCCTGAAGTTTCGCGCAGCATACATAAGACGGACCGCGGCAATCTGCTTATATATTCGGGCAGCGGCAGCTATCGCGGCGCGCCGCTGCTTACGGCCAGAGGCGCTCTGCGCGCGGGCGCGGGGCTCGTTTTTATGGCGGTGCCGGATTTCATAGCGCCGCACCTTTCCGCCGAGATGCCGGAGGTCATCGTCCTGCCGCTTGCCACGAGAAACGGCGAGGTCGAGAGCGCTCCGGCTGTGTCCGTTCTTGCCGAATGTCTGCCTAAATGCGCGGCGCTTGTCGCCGGCCCGGGCTGCGGACGCTCCGACGGGGTCGGAGAATTATTTTCCTGGCTTTGGCAAAACTGCCGGCTGCCGATGCTGCTTGACGCGGACATGCTCTGGTTTTTCGCGCAAAGCGGGGCAGGGCTCCCCTCGCGCGAAGACGTTTTGCTGACCCCGCATAGCGCGGAGGCAGGGCGTATTCTTGGCCTGTCTCCCGCCGAAGTAGATGCGGGGCGCGCGGATTGCGTCAAGGCACTTGCCGTTAAGACGGGGCAGGCTCTGCTTAAGGGACGAAACACTCTGATTGCCTCGGGCGGGCCGTTACGGATGATCGGCACGGGTTCGCCCGCGCTCGCCGTCCCAGGCTCGGGCGATGTGTTGAGCGGGATAATCGGCGCCTTTATCGCCGCCGGACTTTCGATCGCCGATGCCGCGACGGCGGGGGCTTTGGCTCACGGCGCCGCGGGCGAAGTTTTGGAGGCCCGCTTCGGGCTGCGCGGCGCATTCGCAAGGGAGATAGCGGATGAAATTCCAGCGATACTCAGATAA
- the acpS gene encoding holo-ACP synthase, protein MIKGIGIDLCDIERMKKAAARAGFVERLFSKNEIAYAGDRADAALHYAAAFAAKEALAKAGGWGLGKMGLDACEVIRTEKGPIFNFSADFQSRLDEEGINQVFLSISHESGMAAAMVVLEG, encoded by the coding sequence ATGATTAAAGGCATCGGTATCGATCTATGCGACATAGAGCGGATGAAAAAGGCCGCCGCGCGCGCTGGCTTTGTTGAACGTCTGTTCTCAAAGAACGAGATCGCGTATGCCGGAGACAGGGCGGACGCCGCGCTGCACTATGCGGCGGCCTTTGCCGCAAAAGAGGCGTTGGCCAAGGCCGGGGGCTGGGGGCTGGGGAAGATGGGGCTCGATGCCTGCGAGGTCATCCGCACTGAGAAAGGGCCTATTTTCAATTTCAGCGCCGACTTTCAGAGCCGCCTCGACGAAGAGGGAATAAACCAAGTTTTTCTTAGCATTTCGCATGAGTCGGGCATGGCCGCCGCCATGGTCGTTTTGGAGGGATGA
- a CDS encoding glucosaminidase domain-containing protein produces MDFRCIISTGYRISYQIERQFFVLSDGFKKLKNRYFPNAEHHYLVLCRGVLFCILFCLLSVPWRTEAFSSVDFYRAAKRYKSVNPFGAAVHCSHETGDWQSRLWREGNNGAGIKANSAWKMLGMPYIDTESEERVGGKSMMVASSFRKYGSLKKFLGDYSRKIRDDYPLSAKHNNNIWGYLGGLYKGRYGKWATDHRYFEKLAVKAVKLAPEVYGPSWKRKLYRQFETAKGFGILEEWQIIAVERALGGGS; encoded by the coding sequence ATGGATTTTCGGTGCATAATATCGACAGGCTATAGAATCTCTTATCAAATTGAGCGGCAGTTTTTTGTGTTATCGGACGGGTTTAAAAAACTAAAAAATCGATATTTCCCGAATGCGGAACATCATTATCTCGTTTTATGCCGCGGTGTGTTGTTCTGCATTTTGTTTTGCCTGCTGTCCGTCCCCTGGAGAACCGAGGCTTTTTCCTCGGTAGATTTTTACCGGGCGGCGAAAAGGTATAAGAGTGTAAATCCATTTGGAGCCGCCGTTCACTGTTCGCATGAGACCGGCGACTGGCAGAGCCGCCTTTGGCGCGAGGGCAACAATGGCGCGGGGATAAAGGCAAACAGCGCCTGGAAGATGCTGGGCATGCCGTATATCGATACGGAGAGCGAGGAGCGCGTCGGCGGAAAGAGTATGATGGTTGCGTCCTCATTCAGAAAGTATGGGTCGCTGAAGAAGTTCCTCGGCGATTATTCCCGGAAAATAAGGGATGACTATCCTCTTTCGGCGAAGCATAATAATAATATATGGGGATACCTTGGCGGCCTGTACAAAGGAAGGTATGGAAAATGGGCCACGGATCACAGATATTTTGAAAAACTCGCTGTAAAGGCTGTAAAATTGGCACCGGAGGTATACGGTCCTTCATGGAAAAGGAAATTGTACAGACAGTTTGAGACCGCGAAGGGCTTCGGGATACTTGAGGAGTGGCAGATTATAGCCGTTGAGAGGGCGCTGGGAGGCGGATCATGA
- a CDS encoding response regulator, which yields MVALTGKRILLCEDHSLNASITIKVLEHEGISVVHADNGKSGLELFLNEPAGYFDAILMDISMPVMDGLDAARAIRSSRKADAGTIPIIAMTAKDCGEDRNNSLAAGMNAHFAKPVDPTNLYNILAALIKA from the coding sequence ATGGTTGCACTGACCGGAAAGCGTATATTGCTATGTGAAGACCACTCTTTAAACGCCTCTATCACTATAAAGGTACTTGAACATGAGGGCATTTCCGTGGTACATGCGGATAACGGCAAGTCTGGGCTTGAGCTGTTCCTTAATGAGCCGGCGGGATACTTTGACGCGATCCTGATGGACATCAGTATGCCGGTAATGGACGGTCTTGACGCGGCCAGGGCTATTCGCTCCAGCCGCAAGGCCGACGCCGGAACGATACCGATAATTGCGATGACCGCGAAGGACTGCGGCGAGGACAGGAACAACTCTCTGGCGGCCGGAATGAACGCCCATTTTGCCAAACCGGTAGACCCGACAAACCTGTACAATATCCTGGCTGCGCTGATAAAAGCGTAA